One window of the Hoplias malabaricus isolate fHopMal1 chromosome Y, fHopMal1.hap1, whole genome shotgun sequence genome contains the following:
- the LOC136679614 gene encoding BBSome-interacting protein 1-like, which produces MPEIKSMFKEVLPKQGQLSIEDIPSMVLSKPKLLPLKSVTLEKLEKMQQEAQEVIKQQELALRDHHQQQQEQEETQ; this is translated from the exons ATGCCTGAGATCAAGTCCATGTTCAAAGAAGTTTTGCCCAAACAAG GTCAGCTTTCAATAGAAGACATCCCCTCCATGGTGCTGTCTAAACCCAAGCTGTTGCCCCTGAAGTCTGTGACTCTGGAGAAGCTGGAGAAGATGCAGCAGGAGGCTCAGGAAGTGATAAAGCAGCAGGAGCTGGCTCTCAGAGAtcatcatcagcagcagcaggaacAGGAGGAGACTCAGTAG